From the Streptococcus sp. 29887 genome, one window contains:
- a CDS encoding CvpA family protein codes for MISLVILLILAWSFYIGYSRGLVLQAFYGLSSILALVIATATYKKWIAFLYLWVPFANATQGSSTYYFDENYLFDLDKVFYAGLAFLLIYILIYGLARFVGIFVHLLEEFNPDTRTTNLISGAIAVLVTFLSLQIVLVLLSTIPLAAIQDRLHGSFLANFMIQYTPFTSSFLKSLWLSNIAG; via the coding sequence ATGATTTCATTGGTAATTTTGCTAATTTTGGCCTGGAGCTTCTATATTGGCTACAGTCGTGGCTTGGTCTTGCAGGCTTTCTATGGTCTATCTAGTATTTTGGCCCTGGTCATTGCAACGGCTACTTACAAGAAGTGGATAGCCTTTCTCTACCTTTGGGTGCCTTTTGCCAATGCCACTCAGGGTAGTTCGACCTATTACTTTGATGAAAACTATCTATTTGATTTGGACAAGGTATTCTATGCAGGTCTTGCCTTTCTTTTGATCTATATCCTGATTTATGGATTGGCACGTTTTGTGGGGATTTTTGTCCATCTACTAGAGGAATTTAACCCGGATACAAGAACGACCAATCTGATTAGTGGTGCCATAGCTGTTTTGGTGACCTTTCTTTCCTTGCAGATTGTTTTGGTCTTGCTATCGACCATCCCCTTGGCAGCAATTCAAGATAGGCTCCATGGAAGTTTTCTGGCCAATTTTATGATTCAGTACACACCATTTACGAGTAGTTTTTTAAAATCTCTTTGGTTGAGTAATATTGCAGGGTAA
- a CDS encoding endonuclease MutS2, with translation MNSKIIESLEFHKVIGKIEPYLLTEQGLEELRQLEPMVEAHRIQQAFDELTDMGQIFVESPYFSLSATNDINPAMRRLELDTDLNISELLAVKKVLEVSKSLLDFYGNLENVSLSQLDKLFEKIELFPHLQGSLQSINDAGFVEDFASEKLARIRRKIREAEDQVRQVMQDILKNKSDMLSDTILASRNGRNVLPVKNTYRNKIAGVVHDISASGSTVYIEPRAVVSLNEDISHLRAEERHEISRILQELSDMLRPHSGIIRNNAWVIGHLDFIRGKHLFAREYKAVVPKLSDKQDIALLNVRHPLIAQPVPNDLYFGSQLTAIVITGPNTGGKTIMLKTLGLTHLMAQSGLPILADKGSRVAVFKEIFADIGDEQSIEQSLSTFSSHMTHTVAILAEADQDSLILFDELGAGTDPQEGASLAMAILDDLRLRGIKTMATTHYPELKAYGIETSGIENASMEFDTNSLRPTYKFMQGVPGRSNAFEIARRLGLSDIIIQSAQSWTDTDSDVNRIIEKLESQTVESRRRLDKIREVEQENFKMNRALRKLYDELNRERENELNKARLEAREIVDMALAESEDILKNLHAAASLKPHQIIEAKAELKKLAPEVVDLSKNKVLKKAKIQREAKVGDDIIVTAYGQRGTLTNQLKDGRWEAQVGLIKMTLTKDEFELVKAEKAEQPKKRQVHTVKRANVRGPKARLDLRGKRYEEAMMELDEFIDQALLNNLAQVDIVHGIGTGVIREGVTKYLRRNKQVKEFGYAPQNAGGSGCTIVTFK, from the coding sequence ATGAATAGTAAAATTATTGAAAGCCTTGAATTTCACAAGGTTATAGGAAAAATCGAGCCCTATCTCTTGACGGAGCAGGGTTTGGAAGAATTAAGGCAGTTGGAGCCTATGGTGGAAGCCCACCGTATCCAGCAGGCCTTCGATGAGTTGACTGATATGGGACAAATCTTTGTCGAAAGTCCTTACTTTAGCCTCTCAGCGACCAATGACATCAATCCAGCTATGCGCCGTTTGGAATTGGATACAGACCTAAATATCAGTGAGCTATTGGCAGTTAAGAAAGTCTTGGAAGTATCTAAGTCCCTCTTGGATTTCTATGGCAATCTTGAAAATGTCAGCCTCAGCCAGCTGGACAAGCTCTTTGAAAAAATTGAGCTTTTCCCCCACTTGCAAGGCTCCCTCCAGTCCATCAATGATGCTGGTTTTGTAGAGGATTTTGCTTCTGAGAAATTGGCTCGTATCCGTCGGAAAATCCGTGAAGCAGAGGACCAGGTCCGTCAGGTCATGCAGGATATTTTGAAGAACAAGAGCGATATGCTGTCAGATACTATCCTGGCTAGCAGAAATGGGCGTAATGTTCTTCCTGTAAAAAATACCTATCGGAATAAGATTGCAGGGGTTGTCCACGATATTTCCGCTTCTGGCTCGACCGTTTATATTGAACCCCGGGCTGTAGTGAGTTTAAATGAAGATATTAGTCACTTGCGTGCAGAAGAACGGCATGAAATTAGTCGGATCTTGCAGGAACTGTCGGATATGTTGCGACCACATAGTGGTATTATTCGCAATAATGCTTGGGTCATTGGTCATTTGGATTTTATTCGTGGCAAACATCTTTTTGCGCGTGAGTACAAGGCGGTGGTTCCTAAGTTATCTGATAAGCAAGATATCGCTCTTCTCAATGTTCGCCATCCTCTGATTGCTCAGCCTGTACCGAATGATCTCTATTTCGGTAGCCAGTTGACGGCTATTGTTATTACAGGTCCCAACACGGGTGGTAAGACTATCATGCTCAAGACCTTGGGTTTGACCCATCTGATGGCCCAGTCTGGTTTGCCTATTCTGGCAGACAAGGGCAGTCGGGTCGCTGTTTTCAAGGAAATTTTTGCAGATATTGGGGATGAACAGTCCATCGAGCAGAGTTTATCAACCTTCTCCAGTCACATGACTCACACGGTAGCGATTTTGGCGGAGGCGGATCAAGATTCTTTGATTTTATTTGATGAGTTGGGAGCTGGGACCGATCCCCAGGAGGGTGCGTCGCTGGCAATGGCTATTTTGGATGACCTTCGTCTGCGGGGGATCAAGACCATGGCAACTACCCACTATCCGGAACTCAAGGCCTACGGGATAGAAACCTCTGGTATTGAAAATGCCAGCATGGAATTTGATACCAATAGCTTGCGCCCAACCTATAAGTTTATGCAGGGTGTGCCTGGACGTTCCAATGCCTTTGAAATAGCAAGACGTCTTGGTCTGTCGGACATCATTATCCAGTCGGCTCAGTCTTGGACCGATACAGATAGCGACGTGAACCGCATTATCGAGAAATTGGAAAGTCAGACTGTTGAAAGTCGCCGTCGCCTAGATAAGATTCGTGAGGTGGAACAAGAAAACTTCAAGATGAACCGAGCCCTCCGCAAGCTCTATGACGAGCTCAATCGGGAGAGGGAAAATGAGCTCAATAAGGCCCGTCTGGAAGCTAGGGAAATTGTAGATATGGCATTGGCAGAAAGCGAGGATATTCTCAAAAATCTCCATGCAGCAGCCAGTCTTAAGCCCCACCAGATCATCGAAGCCAAGGCAGAGCTGAAAAAGTTGGCGCCTGAAGTGGTGGATCTGTCTAAAAACAAGGTTCTGAAGAAAGCCAAAATCCAGCGGGAGGCCAAGGTGGGTGATGATATTATCGTCACAGCCTACGGTCAGCGAGGTACCTTGACCAATCAACTCAAGGACGGCCGTTGGGAAGCACAGGTGGGCTTGATTAAGATGACCTTGACCAAAGATGAGTTTGAACTGGTCAAGGCGGAAAAAGCAGAGCAGCCTAAGAAGCGCCAGGTTCACACGGTCAAACGTGCCAATGTTCGAGGACCAAAAGCCCGCTTAGATCTCCGTGGCAAACGCTACGAAGAAGCTATGATGGAGCTGGATGAATTTATCGACCAAGCCCTACTCAATAACCTAGCCCAAGTCGATATTGTTCATGGTATTGGGACAGGGGTTATCCGAGAAGGGGTGACCAAGTACCTCCGCCGAAACAAGCAAGTCAAGGAATTCGGCTACGCCCCACAAAATGCAGGTGGCTCAGGCTGTACTATTGTGACGTTTAAATAG
- the trxA gene encoding thioredoxin yields the protein MVQVITDANFEVETQEGLVLVDFWAPWCGPCRMQAPILEQLAGEVDEDELRIYKMDVDENPNTARQFGIMSIPTLLFKKDGQVVKQVAGVHTKDQIKAILAEIG from the coding sequence ATGGTTCAAGTTATTACAGATGCAAACTTTGAAGTTGAAACACAAGAAGGCCTAGTCCTTGTTGACTTTTGGGCACCTTGGTGTGGTCCATGCCGCATGCAAGCACCAATCTTGGAACAATTAGCAGGCGAAGTGGATGAAGATGAACTGCGCATCTACAAGATGGATGTTGACGAAAACCCAAACACAGCCCGTCAATTCGGTATTATGTCAATCCCAACCCTTTTGTTCAAAAAAGATGGACAAGTTGTGAAACAAGTTGCTGGTGTTCACACCAAAGACCAAATCAAAGCAATCTTGGCAGAGATTGGTTAA
- the msrB gene encoding peptide-methionine (R)-S-oxide reductase MsrB — protein sequence MKEIYLAGGCFWGMEGYFSQIDGILDTSVGYANGQVETTNYQLLKQTDHAETLYLAYDEARINLREILLYYFRVIDPFSVNQQGPDKGRQYRTGIYYTDEADLPTIEQVMAEQSQLFGGRPLAVEVEPLAHYIPAEDYHQDYLKKNPQGYCHIDLGQAKIPLIDVADYQKPDQQVLKDSLTELQYQVTQEAATERPFENEFWDSDQAGLYVDITTGEPLFLSTDKFDSGCGWPSFTKPISKEVATYFQDLSHGMNRIEVRSRAGHAHLGHVFDDGPRDKGGLRYCINSAALRFVPREEMEEAGYGLFLDLLQ from the coding sequence ATGAAAGAAATTTACCTAGCAGGCGGTTGTTTCTGGGGAATGGAAGGCTACTTTTCCCAGATCGATGGTATTCTTGACACCAGCGTTGGCTATGCCAATGGACAGGTGGAGACGACCAATTATCAACTCCTCAAACAAACAGACCACGCAGAGACGCTCTATCTAGCCTATGACGAGGCTCGTATCAATTTGCGGGAAATTCTCCTCTACTATTTCCGCGTCATTGATCCCTTCTCTGTCAATCAGCAGGGACCTGACAAGGGCCGCCAGTATCGGACTGGTATCTATTACACAGATGAGGCTGATTTACCGACCATCGAGCAGGTCATGGCGGAGCAGTCCCAGCTCTTTGGCGGACGCCCCCTAGCCGTTGAAGTGGAGCCACTCGCGCATTACATCCCCGCCGAAGACTACCATCAGGATTATCTCAAGAAAAATCCCCAAGGGTACTGCCATATCGATCTTGGGCAGGCAAAAATCCCTCTGATTGATGTTGCAGACTACCAAAAGCCAGACCAACAAGTCTTAAAAGACAGCTTGACTGAACTCCAGTACCAAGTCACTCAAGAAGCTGCGACGGAAAGACCTTTCGAAAATGAGTTTTGGGATAGCGACCAGGCTGGTCTCTACGTCGATATTACGACTGGTGAGCCCCTCTTTCTCTCAACAGACAAATTCGACTCAGGCTGCGGCTGGCCCTCCTTTACCAAGCCAATCAGCAAGGAAGTTGCGACCTATTTCCAAGATCTTTCCCACGGCATGAACCGTATTGAAGTCCGCAGTCGGGCCGGTCATGCTCATTTAGGTCATGTCTTTGATGACGGACCGCGTGACAAGGGTGGATTGCGTTACTGTATCAACTCGGCAGCCCTGCGTTTTGTCCCTAGAGAGGAAATGGAAGAAGCAGGATATGGTTTGTTTTTGGATTTGCTGCAATAA
- a CDS encoding alanine/glycine:cation symporter family protein: protein MLELMQNINNFVWGPPLLLLLVGTGVYFTLRLGVFQISKLPTAFRLIFSSDQSGQGDVSSFAALCTALAATVGTGNIVGVATAITTGGPGALFWMWVAAFFGMATKYAEGFLAIKYRTKDANGQAAGGPMHYITLGMGKKWKPLAIFFAISGVLVALLGMGTFSQVNSIASSMSASFGLAPQLVSIVTAISIAFFIFGGIEKISDISTKIVPFMAILYILASVAVLALHWEQLLPTLALVFKSAFTPAAAVGGFTGATVQQAIQRGIARGVFSNESGLGSAPIAAAAAKSDNPVEQGLISMTGTFIDTLIICTLTGLTILVTGQWSIEGLAGAPLTQAAFASVFGQPGALALTISLVLFAYTTILGWSYYGERCIEFLFGTKSILPYRLVFVTMVALGGFLKLDLIWTIADIVNGLMALPNLIALLALSPVIIKETRQYFAKKK from the coding sequence ATGTTAGAATTGATGCAAAATATCAATAATTTTGTTTGGGGTCCGCCCCTTTTGTTACTATTGGTCGGAACGGGTGTCTATTTCACCCTTCGTTTGGGAGTGTTTCAAATCAGCAAGTTGCCGACGGCCTTTCGTTTGATTTTCTCCAGTGACCAGTCTGGTCAGGGAGATGTGTCCAGCTTTGCGGCTCTGTGTACGGCCCTTGCGGCAACGGTTGGTACGGGAAATATCGTTGGGGTGGCGACTGCCATTACGACAGGTGGACCAGGTGCCCTTTTCTGGATGTGGGTGGCGGCCTTTTTCGGGATGGCAACCAAGTATGCGGAAGGATTTTTAGCGATTAAATACCGAACCAAGGATGCCAACGGTCAAGCGGCAGGTGGACCTATGCACTATATCACCTTGGGGATGGGGAAAAAGTGGAAGCCTTTGGCAATTTTCTTTGCTATTTCAGGTGTTTTAGTGGCTCTCTTGGGAATGGGGACCTTCTCTCAGGTTAATTCGATTGCCTCATCCATGTCTGCTAGCTTTGGTCTGGCTCCCCAGTTGGTCAGCATTGTGACAGCCATTTCCATCGCCTTCTTTATCTTTGGGGGAATTGAGAAGATTTCGGATATTTCGACAAAAATTGTTCCTTTCATGGCGATTTTGTATATCTTAGCAAGTGTGGCTGTTTTGGCCCTGCATTGGGAACAACTCTTGCCAACCCTTGCCTTAGTTTTCAAATCTGCCTTTACTCCAGCTGCAGCTGTGGGTGGTTTTACAGGTGCGACCGTGCAACAGGCCATTCAGCGTGGGATTGCGCGTGGGGTGTTCTCCAATGAATCTGGTCTGGGCTCAGCTCCGATTGCGGCTGCCGCAGCCAAGTCTGATAATCCAGTAGAGCAGGGCTTGATTTCCATGACAGGCACCTTTATTGATACGCTTATCATCTGTACCTTGACAGGTTTGACGATTTTGGTGACTGGTCAGTGGTCTATCGAAGGCTTGGCAGGTGCTCCGCTGACCCAGGCAGCATTTGCTTCTGTCTTTGGACAGCCAGGGGCCTTGGCCTTGACCATCAGTCTGGTTCTCTTTGCCTATACGACCATTCTTGGTTGGTCTTACTATGGTGAGCGTTGTATCGAGTTTCTATTTGGGACCAAGTCTATCTTGCCTTATCGTTTGGTCTTTGTAACCATGGTTGCTCTTGGTGGCTTCCTCAAGCTGGACTTGATTTGGACCATCGCAGATATTGTGAATGGGCTTATGGCTCTACCAAACTTGATTGCCTTGCTGGCTCTCTCACCAGTCATTATCAAGGAGACACGCCAGTATTTTGCCAAGAAGAAATAA
- a CDS encoding LPXTG cell wall anchor domain-containing protein, whose protein sequence is MKKTSKYVLLLSAGLLLAPVALNHIVDVPTVYATETVASKEITIAGGYYGQGVAIDPFTMTVKVGDVISIDDLKAKYNITATTQSFEMVDWEGAPTKTWNSETTSIVITEELLGYDNLRITFESLMSNVQHEHHASFLNLVDGSHIKPTELNPKDWNGAPHIPGYIHVALYGEGAVGTSVSICYYVPEGTDLATVRRLIDEKRLGNFVVKNLDSLFPSEVTPAGNEGGQSSKAENTSTAETPISDVGSKALFTATDFPGHSEEQVFAAQVAYTIHKTGGEAMKPLFASGVKTIFHSKEAGSQATDLTPNVLLPRKTYYIMTGLEGISTYTKVITYSDNGDGTVTVYSIPDRLERLGSTQEKYEEKMNVLFKEGRVITVLKPSMEEVSLRLKTMVKEDIFASTSLANIESKPSNPTSTSHNESQPGQTPSGTASSDVDTRGTATSSQSTTGTTGSKQSIKGTTAQGKSTAETTAADKTAVKKADKKNLPKTGQVGSWLAIAGLALLPTAAYFLKKQKKNQG, encoded by the coding sequence ATGAAAAAGACAAGCAAGTACGTTTTACTTTTATCAGCAGGATTATTGTTGGCACCAGTCGCTCTAAACCATATTGTAGATGTACCGACTGTGTATGCAACTGAAACAGTTGCGAGTAAGGAAATTACGATTGCTGGTGGTTATTATGGTCAAGGTGTTGCCATTGATCCTTTTACTATGACGGTCAAGGTAGGAGATGTTATTTCCATAGATGATTTAAAGGCCAAGTATAATATTACTGCTACTACCCAGTCATTTGAAATGGTTGATTGGGAAGGTGCTCCGACAAAAACGTGGAATTCAGAAACAACTAGTATCGTAATAACCGAAGAGCTGTTAGGCTATGATAATCTCAGAATTACGTTTGAATCACTTATGTCTAATGTGCAGCATGAGCATCATGCTTCTTTCCTCAACCTGGTTGATGGCTCACATATTAAACCGACTGAGCTTAATCCAAAGGATTGGAATGGGGCACCTCATATTCCTGGATATATTCACGTAGCCTTGTATGGCGAAGGGGCGGTGGGAACAAGCGTCAGCATCTGTTATTATGTACCTGAGGGAACTGATTTGGCTACTGTACGTAGGCTTATTGATGAAAAAAGGTTGGGGAATTTTGTTGTTAAGAATCTAGATAGCCTATTCCCATCAGAAGTGACGCCTGCAGGAAATGAGGGTGGTCAATCAAGCAAGGCTGAAAATACAAGTACCGCAGAAACACCGATATCTGACGTGGGGTCAAAGGCTCTCTTTACAGCTACAGATTTCCCAGGTCATAGTGAGGAGCAGGTTTTTGCAGCTCAGGTGGCTTATACTATCCATAAGACAGGTGGAGAGGCAATGAAACCACTTTTTGCGAGTGGTGTGAAAACGATCTTCCATTCAAAAGAGGCTGGCAGTCAGGCAACGGATTTAACACCAAATGTTCTCTTGCCTAGAAAGACTTACTACATTATGACAGGTCTTGAAGGAATCAGTACTTATACCAAGGTTATTACCTATTCGGATAATGGTGATGGAACTGTAACGGTTTATTCTATTCCTGATAGATTGGAGCGCTTGGGATCGACTCAGGAAAAGTATGAAGAAAAGATGAATGTATTATTCAAAGAAGGTCGGGTTATTACCGTCCTAAAACCGAGCATGGAAGAAGTGTCACTTCGTCTGAAAACCATGGTCAAGGAGGATATCTTTGCTTCAACCAGCCTTGCGAACATTGAAAGTAAGCCGAGCAATCCGACAAGTACTAGTCATAATGAAAGCCAGCCTGGTCAGACGCCGTCAGGAACAGCTTCTTCCGATGTAGATACCAGAGGAACAGCTACTTCAAGCCAATCAACCACAGGTACAACTGGTTCAAAACAATCCATCAAAGGAACAACTGCTCAAGGAAAATCTACTGCAGAAACAACGGCTGCTGATAAGACCGCAGTTAAAAAAGCAGATAAGAAGAACTTGCCGAAGACAGGCCAAGTGGGCTCATGGTTAGCCATCGCAGGTCTAGCATTGTTACCAACAGCAGCATACTTCCTTAAGAAACAAAAGAAAAATCAAGGATGA